The following nucleotide sequence is from Oncorhynchus kisutch isolate 150728-3 linkage group LG29, Okis_V2, whole genome shotgun sequence.
ACGCCATTCACCCGCTATTCGTTTGGCGTGGAGATCAAATAAATGACTGGTCTGGCGGCGGTGTGTATACAGATATTCTGACCTTGAgttaattccaccacctttacgtGCGATGAAACGATGAATAAGGTCGAGCAACCTGACGGTTCTAAGTGGAACGACATCTACGTTATTTATTTCTGATAGAAGTAACACCATTCTACATGCACTGTAATTTTTcaaattgataagagctattgataagtgCTATTGATAAGTGCTATttataagagctattgataagtgCTATTGACAAGTGCTATTGATAAGTGCTATTTATAAGAGCTATTAATAAGAGCttttgataagagctattgataagagcttttgataagagctattgataagagcttttgataagagctaggtaaatgagaAATCAATTGTTTTAGATATATTTGACCTTGTGATCACTGGAGACCAATGTGAAACCTGtcatatggcagcaaactgaagcatatcaacatatcaccTTTTCCACAGTGAAGTTTATGAAATGCTGGCCTTATAACTTGAAGGGATGAAATTTGAAGACCCAAGCTATAGGCTTCTGTAGCAATGACAGTACAGCGCCAAAACTGCCGAGTTGGTTTATGATTTCTAGAATGTTTTAATTATTTATATGCCCTGACTTTTCactgtatataaaaatatatattggtaGCCACcatcagtttttattttatttaactaggcaagtcagttaagaaccaattcttatttacaatgtcagcctagcaacagtgggttaactgccttgttcatgggtaGAATGAAAGatttttttccttgtcagctcagggatttcatctagcaacctttcaggttctagtccaacgctctaaccagtaggctacctgccattaCACAGTCATTTATAACTGCCACTTAAGTATTAATTTCCTTACATTGTTAACTCACTTTAGTgatagtttccttacatttataactgtcactttagtgatagtttccttacatttataaatgtcactttagtgttagtttccttacatttataactgtcactttagtgatagtttccttacatttataactgtcactttagtgatagtttccttacatttataactgtcactttagtgatagtttccttacatttataaatgTCACTTTAGTgatagtttccttacatttataactgtcactttagtgatagtttccttacatttataactgtcactttagtgttagtttccttacattttgtATCACTCCATTACATCATTAGTTTACCTTTCTTTGCTCTGTCTCGTTCTTCTGATTGTTCCTCAGGATCGCTAGCAATAGTGGATCATATCAGGCTAACGTATTACAAGTTGTGCAACAATTTGGGACATGcagcctatttgaatcattatggaacccATACTTAGCTGttttaaacctggagcctggccCACAGTTTAAGACCACTGGACTGTTTTCATCACATGATTAGTGAAGATTATTAGGATAGATTTATAGAACTGCTGTTTAACCCCTATTGTACACTTATCtcaccttccaatatttcatgGATTGAACAATTGAATTTGGCAACTTCAATTTATCCATCAATATATGTTGTACATAAAAGCTCTACAAacccatttttttaaattataattcAAAATTACTTTCCTAACCTAAATAATATACAAAATCAgagtatttttaaatctaccaattggtgctgaaaatgaGATGTGTATTTGCatggctttctttcattgatctCTAATTTTCTGAACGGTCTCTCCATATATTCTAGTGCAGTGGTCATCAACCGGTCGATCACGATCGACTTGTcaatcgccaaacatttctgtaaaaaacccaaggataaagccttgtgttcttattttgttttattttcttaTTAGACTCAGGCTGTTGGTGGTAGATGCAGCCAATTCACCTGCCCTGCGCACCGGATAGGCAAACTGTTGCCATTTCACGTGTCTGATGGAACAAACTCTACCTTCCGGGTGGGCCCGGGGAGGAAATCAAGTGTACTCTAAATctaccactggccaatcagatTGCTCAGATGACCGAGTCTGCAGGAACGTAGCAGGCATGAAAGAAAGCTACAGTAAAGTTCGTACTGTGAGATTTCTAAATGTTTAAAaccatgggtagagagagactgtcaacgaatacagcaaagagctgctgtttttatgagtgacttcatgtttaagttcttactcagcactgtcaacactttgtattcaataCTTTTATAAGTCATAAAATGCgtgttcttcctatttccactcagcgctacaacaagcagTAATGAATtaggaaagtgtatctataggCGTTGTCATTTTCATTGTCATTATTAACATATTTGTTTTAatttaatatcaaggaatatttcactttctctgttcataggagtaacaaggtgaatttgtgcatgaggcagaaatgaTGCCTCaagctggaagacggtgtccctttttggtcagtgtcaatggaggaaagggagagcggagggatgttgagagacggaccctcagtctgctgctctctccctccactgagactgaccatcagatgcaagcgccatcagcccagtaaaataaaaagccAATTCGTTAAATGTGTGCTCACTCAGCTGTTCATCACaagtatttttttaaaactaagcaagtcagttaagaacaaattcttatttacaatgatggcggCTACCTGCCGCATAGTGgatctattaccggtgtgatcatatagcccACCTCAAATTTTGTAATATCGTTTAAAAAACAGTCCCGAACATCAATGCATTGGCAGGTAAATTCAAGCAAAGACAGTATGGGGTGaaaatgtattgggcctatagcttactgcacaaacctcattgctacattactgtttttaattggataatgttgcataggcttaaaTTTTTTAAGTCGGGTTAATAAAAAAATCAGAGTGGTGGATCTCGgcatgcattttgactcagaaagtgatcttgactcacaAAAGGTTGGTGACTAATGTTCTAGTGAGTCTGTCGAGATAATTCAAGTTAAAAGGTACACCAAATTTAAGTGGATGGCTGttgataaatgtactgaaaaccctattgaatgaaacTCCACAAGAAAATGTGCTGGCCATCGAGGGTTTTCAGCAGTTTAATATCATTTATTCAGCACAAGGGAACCACGCCTGGAAACCCTGTTACGCATAAGGTCattctgaataccaactactgagaagtacGTAGGAAAGCCATACATTTCCTAAGTCTGAATCAGGCCCTAAATTACTGGCTAttagtttttatttgtatttgtattttaccttaatttaaccaggtaggctagttgagaacacctttatttaaccaggtaggctagttgagaacaccttaatttaaccaggtaggctagttgagaacacctttatttaaccaggtaggctagttgagaacaccttaatttaaccaggtaggcttattgcgaacaagttctcatttacaactacaacctggccaagataaagcaaagcatgtcgacacaaacaacaacacagagttacacatggaataaacaaacatgcaatcaataatacagtagaaaaatctatatacagcatgtgtaaatgcggtaggataagagaggtaaggcaataaataggctatgatggcaaattaattacaatatagcaattaaacactggaatggtaggatgtgcagaagatgaaactgcaagttgagatactggggtgcaaaggagcaagataaataaatgaatgcagtatggggatgaggtagattggatgggctatttacagatgagctatgtacaggtgcagtgatctgtgagctgctctgacagctggtgcttaaagcttgtgacggaggtaagagtctccagcttcagttatAACCTAAGATAAGTTGCGTTGCATGGTATAAATAAGATGGTGCCGCCAGAGAGGGCcgcctcgcttctagtccttaggaaactttgcagtattttgtttttttatgtattatttcttatattgttagcccagaaaatcttaagtgttattacatacagccggtgTATGGGGTCTTTACTTGCAGAGTAAAAGTGAGTGCTCTTTCCTATCCCCAGACTCCAAAAGTGAATAGGTATTCCCTGTTTTAGTTAACTTTTATAACAAAAAGTGCAGATTTTCAATACCAAATAAAAAATCTAAGTTGGACAGTCGAGAACATTATTCTGCCAGTAAATCATACGTTACATAATACCAAGAGTAGTGTCCATTTTTGGCATGTGACAAAATACACCAGTTGGTCTTCTTGACCCTTCAAACAGGCCACAGGTGTATTTCCTCCTTAAAGGACAATTCCACCCAAAAACAATCCTttgctatttttttaaattagtcCATTAATGAcgtagtcccaaaatgttttgcttgtcagcactcaagttttcaagatatgtaactttcaaaataaagaaatcatattttgaaagttatataaCTTGTAAACTTgagtgctgacaagcaaaacattttgggactacgTCAACAATGAACTATTGAAACAAATTCCAAAATATCGTTTTCAGGTGTAATTGTAAAACTACTCAAATGCATGTATTCATTGCCTCCTACTGCCCTGAGGAGGTATAACATTCTGGTCTCATGAGGTACTcaatacatttacatttcagCAGTGGAGTAAACGTAAAGATACctaaatagaaaatgactcaagtaaaagcaaaagttacccagtaaaatactacttgggtAAAAGTCTGAAAGTATCGGTGGTACAGTGGTGGATAAAGTATtcaattgtcatatttgagtaaaagtaaatgctatacatcaaattccttatctCAAGAAGACCAGACTGCacaattgttattattatttactgACAATTATTATtagttgtttattttatttttacggACAGCCAGGGGCACTATTTACAATttcagtatttgtgtttagtgattccgccagatcagaggcagtagggatgatgcgTTATTATTGATAAGTGCTTGAATTGGACCATAATTCCGTCCTGCctgagcattcgaaatgtaacaagtactttttggtgtcaggAGAAATGTATGGGTGTAAAatgtacatattttctttaggaatgtagtggagtaaagtTGTTaagaaatataaatagtaaagtacagataccccccccaaaaaaactacttaagtagtacttttacttaagcactttacaccactgaatttCAGTCTTTAGGCAGGATCCACAGTTGGATGTCACTCACTGTAACGACAGACTTGGAAATAACATACTGAAgttaatactgtgtgtgtgtgtgttcaggtgggggttggagagagagacattgtccTGTGTTTAGGAGCGTTGCTTGAGATCCTTCAGTAAAGCTCATATCAccagaacaaaacacacaaagaGCAGAAAACAAGGCCCAGGGATATCCAGTGTCGCCTTTTCTCTATTGTTCGGGAGCATAGAAACCCAAACCCAAACTccaccctccccacctccctccaaaGTGGGATCTATATAATAAGATCCTGTTTACGCCTCGTCATCCCAGAACTCAGGCTAtcagagagaaggaagaagacCACCAGTGGTCAGTCTGAAGGAATAAGAGGCAGacgaagaagaaggagaggagagcctcCATTGCAACCTTTCCGTGTTCGAGACTGCGCAGCATTGTCTAGACAGAAGCAGTTTGACTTGATTGAATCATTGACAAATAACCGTGTAGAGGCTAAATGTGGGCAGGGGTTTAAGTCGATCATCTGTACAACAGCAGCAGTAGATTCAGCGTACCAGCCGTAGTAACCAGCGGCACTAGTACACCTTGAACTTTGAACTTTGTAAACTTCAGCCATGGCTTCCCAGGGCCTCCAGATTATGGGAGTAATGCTGGCTATGATTGGCTGGCTGGGGACCATCCTCACTTGTGCCATGCCCATGTGGAGGGTCACTGCCTTTGTCGGAGCCAACATCGTCACCGCTCAGGTCATCTGGGAAGGGTTATGGATGAACTGCGTGGTTCAGAGCACGGGCCAGATGCAGTGTAAGGTCTATGACTCCATGCTGGCCTTACCCCAGGACCTCCAGGCCGCCAGAGCTATGGTCATCGTGGCAGTGATTGTGGGCGTCTGCGGCGTCATGATGGCCATCGTCGGGGGGAAGTGCACCAACTGCATGGAGGACGAGGCTGCCAA
It contains:
- the LOC109881023 gene encoding claudin-4-like — protein: MASQGLQIMGVMLAMIGWLGTILTCAMPMWRVTAFVGANIVTAQVIWEGLWMNCVVQSTGQMQCKVYDSMLALPQDLQAARAMVIVAVIVGVCGVMMAIVGGKCTNCMEDEAAKAKACIIAGIVFIICGLLIFIPVSWSANTLIRDFYNPLVIEAQRRELGASLYIGWGSAGLLLLGGGLLCCNCPPKEGNMGRPYVAAKFAPVRTTSPSMNYV